The nucleotide window TTGGCTCCAGGGATTGGCGATGACAGGCTGGGTTTTGGAGTCTTGCATGAACGTTCCCGTCAGGCGATGTGGGCCAGCGCGCGTTCGAACGGCTGGGGCAATTTTTCGCGCAGGCGTGGATGCTCGCCGGGCTCGAAGATGCCGGTTTTCTGTAACCACGCCTCGAACTCCGGCGCGGGTTTGAGTCCCAGCACCTGACGCACGTACAAGGCGTCGTGAAACGAAGTGGTCTGATAGTTGAGCATGATGTCGTCGGAACCCGGAATGCCCATGATGAAGTTGCACCCCGCCACGCTCAGCAGAGTCAGTAACATGTCCATGTCGTCCTGATCGGCTTCGGCGTGATTGGTGTAGCAGATGTCGCAGCCCATGGGTACGCCCAGCAGCTTGCCGCAGAAGTGATCTTCCAGCCCCGCGCGGATGATCTGTTTACCGTTGTAGAGATATTCCGGACCGATGAAGCCCACCACCGTATTGACCAGCAACGGACGGAATTTGCGCGCTACGGCGTAGGCGCGCGCCTCGCAGGTCTGCTGATCGACGCCGTGGTGCGCATCAGCCGATAGCGCGCTGCCCTGGCCCGTCTCGAAGTACATGACGTTGTCGCCGACGGTACCGCGTTTGAGCGCCAGCGCCGCGTCGCGCGCTTCGTCTAACATCGACAGATTCACCCCGAAGCTCGTGTTCGCGCGTTCGGTGCCGGCGATGCTTTGGAACACCAGATCCACCGGCGCGCCGTTGTTCATGGCGTCCAGCGTGGTCGTCACGTGCGTCAGCAGACAGGACTGCGTGGGTATCTGATAGCGGTCGATAATCGTGTCCAGCATGTGGATCAGGGTGGTGACCGCGGACACGCTGTCACTGGCCGGATTGATGCCGATCACCGCGTCGCCGTTGCCGTACAACAGGCCGTCCAGAATGCTGGCGGCGATGCCGTTGGCATCGTCGGTGGGATGGTTGGGTTGCAGGCGCGTGGAGAGCCGCCCCGGTAGACCGACCGTATCGCGAAACGCCGAGGTTACCCGACACTTCTGCGCGACCAGAATCAGATCCTGTAGACGCATGATCTTGCACACGGCGGCCGCCATCTCAGGGGTCAGGCCCGGCGCCAGCGCGGTCAGGGCCTGTTCGCTGGCCGCGTCGCCAAGCAGCCAGTTGCGGAAGTCGCCTACGGTCAGATGACTCACCGGCGCGAACGCGTCTGCATCGTGATCGTCCACGATCAGCCGCGTGACCTCGTCGTCCTCGTACGGTACCAGCGCCTCGTTCAGAAAGGTTTTTAGCGGCGTCTCGGCAAGCGCCATCTGCGCCGCCACGCGCTCGGCGTCATCCGCCGCGGCGACACCGGCGAGGTCATCGCCCGAACGCGCCGGGCCGGCTTTCGCCATCAGAGTCTTGAGGTCGTCAAAACGGTACGTGGTGTCGCCGATGGTACTCGAGTAAGTTGTCATGCGCTAAGCCTCGCGTGATCGCCGCCGGTCGCGCGTTCAACGTAAAATTGTAGGCTGGGAGAGACAAGCGAATCCCAGCAACTTCTAATCACCAATGCTGGGTATCGCTTTGCTCAACCCAGCCTACGTACTTTCCAATATCTCTCAGTCGTTTCGCGGCGAATCAGGATTTCTCCCGGAGCCTGCCCTGAGCAACGCCGAAGGGGCCGAAATGACACAAGAAGCCTTGAAAGGCGCTGTCCTCACGCCAGATCGCTCTCCGCCGCGCGAATGGCGTCGAACTCTTCTTCCGGCGCCTGCGCGACCAGATGATGGCGACTGTAAAACGCGAAGTAAGCGATGAGAATCGCG belongs to Gammaproteobacteria bacterium and includes:
- a CDS encoding ethanolamine ammonia-lyase subunit EutB, whose amino-acid sequence is MTTYSSTIGDTTYRFDDLKTLMAKAGPARSGDDLAGVAAADDAERVAAQMALAETPLKTFLNEALVPYEDDEVTRLIVDDHDADAFAPVSHLTVGDFRNWLLGDAASEQALTALAPGLTPEMAAAVCKIMRLQDLILVAQKCRVTSAFRDTVGLPGRLSTRLQPNHPTDDANGIAASILDGLLYGNGDAVIGINPASDSVSAVTTLIHMLDTIIDRYQIPTQSCLLTHVTTTLDAMNNGAPVDLVFQSIAGTERANTSFGVNLSMLDEARDAALALKRGTVGDNVMYFETGQGSALSADAHHGVDQQTCEARAYAVARKFRPLLVNTVVGFIGPEYLYNGKQIIRAGLEDHFCGKLLGVPMGCDICYTNHAEADQDDMDMLLTLLSVAGCNFIMGIPGSDDIMLNYQTTSFHDALYVRQVLGLKPAPEFEAWLQKTGIFEPGEHPRLREKLPQPFERALAHIA